Genomic window (Chloroflexota bacterium):
ACGCCCACGGCCACCCCCTGCCTGACGCCCAACGCGCCCACGTCGCTGACGGGTAACCGGAGCGGCCAGAATGTATCCCTGGCGTGGAACGCGCCGTCCGGGCCGCCCGTTACCCAGTACAACATCTACTGGGCCACGTCCCAGAATGGCACCTACGGGTTCCTGACCAGCACCACCGGCACGTCGTATTCGTACAAGACCACAGCGGGCCGCTGGTACTACGTCAAGGCCGTCAATGGGTGCGGCGACAGCCCCGAATCCAACAAGGTTTACGTGCCGCCCAAATGACGCCGACTCAGGTGTCCTTAACACAAACAGACCAACGCTGGCGGGCAAATCTGCCCGCCAGCGCGCGTAGTCTCGGTTCCAAATCGTTGCTCGCGCCACGGGGATAGGTGCGACGCACTTCCGAAAGTGCGTCGCATCTTGGTCGCCAACACAAGACGGAGCCGAATCCGCGCGTACAGGTGGTTGCGAATTTCCGAAAACAGGGGTACAATATGCACAGACTACGAGCCGCCGTCCCTGACATGTTGACTGGAGGAGGGTCTCATGCGACGCAGATCTAGGCTTCTACTCATCCTGGGAATCCTACTGGCCATCGTCGCCATGCTCATCACGTACACGATGCTCCAGAAGCCGCAACAGCCTGCCGAGCAGCCGCCTGTCGTTACGCGGAAGGTGGCGGTCGCCCTGCAGGACATTCCCTACGGCACGCTGATTGACCCGCTGGCCGTGGAGATGCGCGACTGGCCGGTGGACACGGCCCCCGCCGACGCCATCGGCAACACGGCGGACCTGGCCGGCAAGTACGCCAAGACCGCCATCTTTGCCGGCCAGATCATCCAGGCGAAGATGATCGCTTCGCCCAGCGAACTGGCCGCCGGCGAAGGTCCCGCGTCGGTCCTCGTTCCGCTCGGCATGGTGGCCTATCCCTTCCCCATTGACGAACTCAGCGGCGTGTCCTATGCGCTGAAATCGGGCGACCGGGTTGACGTGCTTATCACGTTCCGCTTCTTGCAGGTGGACCGAGAGACCCAGGTGGCATTCCCGCTGGACCGCAACCAACCGGGCGACATCCAGGGGGTGCAGATTCCGCGGCTGGTGTCGCAACTCACGCTGCAGAACGTAGAAGTCCTGCGCGTGGGCTCCTGGTACGTGCCGCCCGTGCAGACGACGCAGCAACAACAGCCGGGCCAGCAACAACAGACGCCGGCGACCCCGCCGCCGCCCGCCGTGGTTACCCTGCTTGTGCCCCAGCAGGATGCGTTGGTGCTCCAGTTCGCCAGGGAGGCCAAGGCCACCGTAGAACTGGCCCTGCGCAACCCCAACGACCAGGAAGAGGTAACCACCCAAGCCGTTACCCTGGACTACATGCTGGCCCGATTCAACATCACGGTGCCCATCCTGAGGGACGAGTCTCTTGAGACTCTGAAGCCCGCGACCCGATAGACCGATGGGAGAAACGATCGCGTGAAGGAATGCATCGGATGACCGACGCAGGAAGCGCCCAACGCAAAATCCGCGTGCTCATCGTGGATGATATACCGGAGACCCGCGAAAGCCTCCGCAAGTTGCTGTACTTTGAGAGCGATCTGGAGGTGGTGGGCACGGCCGCCAGCGGCGAGGATGCCGTTCGGCAGACCCGCGAGACGCGGCCGGACATCGTCCTGATGGACATCAACATGCCGGGGATGGACGGCATCACGGCCACCGAGACCATCACCCAGAAGTTCCCCTACGCCCAGGTCATCATGATGTCGGTGCAGGCCGACGCCGACTACCTTCGGCGCTCCATGCTGGCGGGCGCGCGGGAGTTCCTGACCAAGCCCTTCACCGCCGACGACCTGGTGAGCAGCATTCGGCGTGTGTACGAATTGGGCCTCAGTCGGCGCATCTCCCTGGAGCAGGCCGGGGTTCCCGTGGAAGGCGTAACCGGCGTCGCCGTGAAGCCCGCCAAACCCAGGGGCAAACTCATCACCGTCTTCAGCCCCAAGGGTGGCACAGGCCGCAGCACCATCGCCGTCAACTTGGCCATCGCGCTGCAGGGCCTGGCCGACTACAAGGTGGCTCTAGTGGACGCCAGTTTGCAGTTCGGCGACGTGGCCGTGCTGCTGAACCTGCAGGCCGCCCGCAGCATCGCCGACCTTATCCCGCAGATCAAGGACCTGGACAGCGACATGATCACGGGCGTGCTCACGCCCCACTCGTCGGGCGTCAAGGCGCTCCTGGCGCCAAGCCGCCCGGAACTCGCCGACCTCGTGGCGCCCGAACACCTCAAGACCATCGTCCAGGAACTGCTCACCCTGTTTGACTTCGTCATTGTGGACACGTGGGCGTCCCTGCACGACCTGATGCTGGGCATCCTGGATATTTCGGACCGCATCCTGCTCATCACCACGCCCGACATCCCGTCCATCAAGAACGCCAAACTGTTCTTTGAGGTTACCGACGCGCTCCAATATCCCGAGGAGCGCGCCATGCTCATCATCAACATGGCCGACCGCCGCGGTGCCATCAACGTGCGCGACATTGAAGCCAGCATCAAGCACCCGGTGGCCGCCAAGATACCGCTGGACGAGCGGAGTGCCATCCAGGCGGCCAACGAAGGCGTGCCCGTGGTCTTCGGCAACCGCAAAAGCCCGCTGGCCCAGGCCATCACCGACCTGGCCCAGATGCTCGTGGCCGAACTCACGCCGAAGCCCGCCGAGCAGCCCGAAACGCCCGAACCGGCCCCGGTGCCCAAGACCCGACGCGGCCTGTTCGGACGCACCATCTGACGCACGCCAACCCGTAACAGGAGGCAGGTGCTACCATGTCGCTTCTGAAACGAATTGAGGGAACACAACCGGAAGAAAGAGCATCGCGGCTGGAAGAATTGCGAACCCGCCAGCCTGCAGCCATGACCCAGACCGAGGAGACGTACCGCGACCTCAAGGCGCGCATCCAGGAGCGCCTCGTCTCCGAGATAGACGAAAAACTGGACATCAACAAGCGCGAGGACGTGCGGCGCGCCATTGAGGAACTTTACAACTCCATCCTGGCCCAGGAAAACATCATCCTCAGCCGCACCGAGCGCCACCGAATGTTTGAGCAGATCGTGGCCGACATCATCGGCTACGGCCCCATTGAGCCGTTCCTGGCCGACCCATCCATCAACGAGATCATGGTGAACGGCCCCAACGCGGTGTACATTGAGCGGAGAGGACGCATTGAGAAGACTGCCGTCCGATTTGACGACGACGAGCACCTGCTGCGCATCATTGACCGCATCGTGGCGCCGCTGGGCCGCCGCGTGGATGAGGCCTCGCCCTATGTGGACGCGCGCCTGCCCGACGGCTCCCGCGTCAACGCCATCATCCCGCCGTTGGCGCTCAACGGCCCGGTGCTGACCATCCGAAAATTCGCCAAGATTCCAATCACCGCCGAGAACCTGGTGGAGTATGGCACGCTGACCCAGGAGGCCCTGGACTTTCTCAAGGCGTGCGTGTTGGGGCGGCTCAACATCCTAATTTCGGGTGGCACCGGCTCTGGCAAGACCACGACCCTCAACGTTCTGTCGGCCTATATCCCGAACGACGAGCGCATCATCACCATTGAGAACGCCGCCGAATTGCAACTGCGCCAGGAACACGTGGTAACGCTGGAGTCGCGCCCGCCCAACATTGAGGGCAAAGGAGAGGTTACCATCCGCGACCTGGTCATCAACTCGCTGCGCATGCGTCCCGACCGCATCATCGTGGGCGAGGTGCGCGGCGCCGAGGCGCTGGATATGCTCCAGGCCATGAACACCGGCCACGATGGCTCCATGACCACCCTGCACGCCAACAGCCCGCGCGACGCCCTGTCGCGCTTGGAGACCATGGTGCTCATGGCTGGCATGGAACTGCCGCACCGCGCCATCCGCGAGCAGATCGCCTCGGCCATTGACCTCATCGTGCATCAGGAGCGTATGCGCGACGGCGTCCGCCGCGTTGTCAGCATCGCCGAGGTCATCGGCATGGAGGGCGACACCATTGTCATGCAGGACATCTTCCGCTTCCAGCAGGTCGGCGTGGAAGATGGCAAGGTCATCGGGCGGCTGCGCCCGACGGGTATTCGTCCGAAGTTCATGGAGAAACTGGAGGCCGCCAACATTCGCGTTCCGTCGGATACCTTTGGCATCGTAAAGAAGATTTCGTGAGGCCGCGGGGTGTGGGCGTTCATGGGGCGCTCACGCGGCCCGCATCTGTGATGTGGAGTAGGCAATGCCTGCATCCTTGATTGCGTCCATTCTGTTGGGTTTGGGAGTGCTGTTGATCTTCATCGGCCTGGCCGGCGCGCTTTCGGGGCGCGACCCGCGCGTGTCGTCGCGCCTGGACCAGTACGCCGCCCGCGAGGACGGGCTGGCGTCGCCCTCGGGCGGGCAGGGAGTTCAGGTTACCTCCACCCTGAATCAGATGATCGGCCGGCAGAAATTCGCGGCCAACCTGGCCACGCAACTGGCCCGCGCTGACCTGAAACTCACCGTCTCCGAGTTCGTGCTGCTCAACCTCGCGACAACCTTGCTCGGATTCCTGTTCTTCCTGGTGCTCAAGCGCGACCTGTTCCTCGCGGTGCTTGGGGGCGTGGCCGGCTACTTCCTGCCCAGAATCTGGATGCGCCGCAGGCAGAGCAAGCGCATCAAGGACTTCAACAACCAACTGGGCGACACCATCACGCTCCTAGCCAACTCCCTGCGCTCCGGCTACAGCCTGCTGCAATCCATGGAGACCGTGGCGAAAGAACTGTCGCCGCCAGTGTCCACCGAGTTTGAGCGCGTCGTCCGCGAAATCGGCCTGGGCCTGTCCTACGAGCAGGCCATGAACAACATGCTGCGCCGCGTGCCCAGCCCCGACCTGGATCTGATGATCACCGCCATCAACGTGCAGCACGAGGTGGGCGGCAACCTCGCCGAAATCCTGGAGACCATCGGGTTCACCATCCGCGAGCGCATCCGCATCCAGGGCGAGATTCGCGTGCTAACCGCGCAGCAGACCGGCACGGGCATCATCGTGGGCCTGCTTCCTTTTGCCGTTGGGCTGATCCTGTACCTCATCAACGCCGACTATATCCTGTCGCTGTTCCGGGAACCCTGCGGCTGGGCCATGGTCGCCATGATTTTCATCCTCATCGGTTCGGGGTTCGCCATCATTCGGCGCATCATCCAGATTGAGGTGTAGTCCGAGGGAGGAACAAGCCATGCTGGTTCCGATGTTCGTATCCTTGCTCGTGGGCCTGTCCATCTTGTTGATTTTCGCGGCGCTTGCGGGCACCAAGGAACCCACGCCTCTGGAGCAGCGCCTGGCCGAATACGGCGCACGCCCGCTGACGTTGGAGGAACTGGAACTGTCGCAGCCGTTCTCCGAGCGCGTCGTCAAGCCGCTCATTCATGCCAGCGCGCGGTTCGTAACCCGCTTCCTCCCCAAGCAATACGTGGAGTCCACGAGGCTGAAACTGGAGGCCGCGGGCAACCCCAACAACTGGAGCGCCACCGACTTCCTCGGCGTGCGGGGTCTGGCGGGCGTCATGCTGGGCGCTCTGGCGTTCCTGTTTTTGAATGCTCTAAAGGCGCCGGTCTCTCAGCGTTTTCTCCTCACGATTGTCTTTGCGCTCCTGGGATTCCAACTGCCGGTCATCTGGCTTGGGGGCAAGATTCGCGCGCGAAAGAACGAGATCATCCGCGCCCTGCCCGACGCGCTGGACCTGCTGACCATCAGCGTGGAGGCGGGCCTGGGGTTTGACGCCGCCATGGCGAAGGTCAACGAGAAGTGGGACAACGAACTGAGCCGCGCGTTCGGGCGCGCCATCGCCGAAATGCGCATGGGCCAGAGCCGCCGCGAGGCGCTGCGTAACCTGGCCGCCCGCATGGACGTGCCCGAGGTTACCAACTTCGTCGCCGCCGTGATCCAGGCCGACCAACTCGGCGTGAGCATCGCCAAAGTCCTGCGCATCCAGTCCGAGCAGATGCGTATCCGGAGGCGGCAGCGCGCCGAAGAGAAAGCCCAGCAGGCCCCGCTCAAGATGACCTTCCCGCTGGTCCTGCTCATCTTCCCGAGCATCTACATCCTGCTACTGGGGCCTGCCATTCTTATCCTCATCCACTCTAACATTTTCGGGACGCTGTTTTGATCGTCATCAACCGCTCCAAACAAACGACGCTCGCCCGCCAGGCGAAGGCCGCGCGGACCTTCTGGCAACGCCTGCGCGGGCTGATGTTCGCGAAAGCCCTGGCTGAAGGCGAGGCCCTGGTTCTCGTCGGCGACAGCAGCATCCACACCTTCTTCATGCGCTTCCCGATAGACGTGCTGTACCTGGACCGCGAGGGGCGGGTGCTCCGCGCCCAGGACTCCATGCGCCCCTGGCGGGTCGGCCCCCTGGTGCGCGGCTGCCGCTACATCGTGGAACTCCCGCCCGCGACGATTCGCCGCACGCAGACCGAGGTGGGCGACCTCATCGCCTTGGGCGATGCGGAGGGCTGACGCGATGAGCCGCGCAATGGCATGGGCCAGGACGCTGGATGCCCTCTTGGACTGGGTTTTCCCGCCCAAATGCGGCGGATGCGGGCGCGCGGGGCAGTGGCTCTGCGACGAGTGCATGTCAAGGATAAGTTACATCCGCACAGGGCCGCGCCCGCTCCACGCCAGGCCCGCGCCGCAATGGGGCGAATCGGCCCTGCGCGGCATCTACTCGGTCGCCTGGTTTGAGGAGCCTCTCCGCTCGGCCATCCACAACTTCAAGTACAACGGGCAACGGGTATTGGCCAAGCCCCTGTCGGGCCTTCTCGTGCGCGAATGGGAGGGGCTTCGCCTCCCCGTGGATGCCGTTGTCGCCGTCCCGCTGCACCCCAGCCGGCAACGGGAACGGGGCTACAATCAGTCCTATCTGCTGGCCGCGGAGTTCAGCCGCGCCGCCGGAATCCCCACAATCCGAAATGGCCTGCGGCGCGTGCGGCAAACCCTGCCCCAGGTGGAGCTGGACGCCGCCGAGCGTTGGCAGAACGTCCACGACGCCTTCCGCGGCGACCCCGCGGCGCTGTCGGGCAAGGCCATCCTGCTGGTGGACGACGTGTGCACCACCGGCGCGACGCTGGAAGCCTGCGGGCGGGCCGCGCTGGAAGCCGGGGCGCGGGCCGTCTGGGCCATGACAGTCGCCCGCCCCAGGTTGCCGCACGGCGACAGGGAGTAACGCCATGTTCCAGATGTCTCTCTTCTCCCAACCTACCCGCCCGTTCACCGTCAGCGAGATCACCGCGCGCATCAAGATGCTCGTGGAGGACGATCCGACGCTGGGGGATGTGTGGGTGGAGGGCGAGGTCTCCAACCTGTCCCGCCCCTCGTCGGGGCACGTGTACTTCAGCCTGAAAGACGCTGGCGCCCGCATCGCGTGCGTGATGTGGCGCACCGCCGCCACGCGGGTCACCTACTTCCCCCAGGACGGCGACCGGGTTCTGGCCCACGGCCGAATCGGCGTGTACGAAGCCCAGGGGGTGTACCAACTGTATGTGGAGGAAATCCAGCCCGCGGGGTTGGGCGAGTACTACGTGCAACTGGCGCGGCTCAAGGAGCGCCTGCGCGCCGAAGGGCTGTTCGCCGAGGAGCGCAAACGCCCGCTGCCGCAGTTCCCGCGGCACATCGGCATTGCGACCTCGCCCGACGGGGCCGCGCTGCGCGATATCCTGCACGTCTTGCGCCGACGGTTCCCGTGCGTCGCGGCGACGCTGGCCCCTGCCCAGGTGCAGGGCGCGGAAGCCCCCGACCAGATCGTGGCGGCCCTGGAGGCGCTCAACCGCCACACCGATTGCGATGTGCTTATCGTGGCGCGCGGGGGCGGCTCCCTGGAAGAACTCGCCGCCTTCAACGACGAGCGCGTGGCCAGGGCGATCTTCCGCTCCCGCATCCCCGTCGTTACCGGCATCGGCCACGAGACCGACTTCACCATCGCAGACCTGGTGGCCGACCGCCGCGCGCCGACGCCGACCGCCGCTGCCGAAATCGTTACGCCCGACCGCACCGAGTTGACCGCCGCGCTGGACAACCTGCGGGTGCGAATGGGCAGCATCGGCGCGCGCCGAATCCAGGCGCTCGCCGAACGTCTCGCCTACGTGCGCAAGGCGCTGGTGCGCGCTTCGCCCCAGGCCCAGATCATGAGCCGCCGCCAACGCACCGACGAGTACGCCCACCGAATCACCCTGATGGCCCGACAAAGCCTGGCCCGCCAGCGCGCCGCGCTGACGGCGCTGGCGAGCCGCCTGGAGACCGCATCGCCCCAGGCCACGCTGGCCCGCGGATATGCCATCGTGTCGCTCGTGCCGTCGGGGAGCGTCGTATCCAGCACGCAGCAGGTGCGCCCAGGCGATCGCATTCGCGTTCAGGTAAGCGATGGCCGATTCCACGGACGCGTTACCGATGGGCAAGATGCCAAGGAGAGCGAAACGCCATGAATGATATGCCGGACATAGAGGCCCTGTCCTTTGAGGAAGCCTTCCGCGAACTGGAAGATTT
Coding sequences:
- the cpaB gene encoding Flp pilus assembly protein CpaB, whose protein sequence is MRRRSRLLLILGILLAIVAMLITYTMLQKPQQPAEQPPVVTRKVAVALQDIPYGTLIDPLAVEMRDWPVDTAPADAIGNTADLAGKYAKTAIFAGQIIQAKMIASPSELAAGEGPASVLVPLGMVAYPFPIDELSGVSYALKSGDRVDVLITFRFLQVDRETQVAFPLDRNQPGDIQGVQIPRLVSQLTLQNVEVLRVGSWYVPPVQTTQQQQPGQQQQTPATPPPPAVVTLLVPQQDALVLQFAREAKATVELALRNPNDQEEVTTQAVTLDYMLARFNITVPILRDESLETLKPATR
- a CDS encoding response regulator; amino-acid sequence: MTDAGSAQRKIRVLIVDDIPETRESLRKLLYFESDLEVVGTAASGEDAVRQTRETRPDIVLMDINMPGMDGITATETITQKFPYAQVIMMSVQADADYLRRSMLAGAREFLTKPFTADDLVSSIRRVYELGLSRRISLEQAGVPVEGVTGVAVKPAKPRGKLITVFSPKGGTGRSTIAVNLAIALQGLADYKVALVDASLQFGDVAVLLNLQAARSIADLIPQIKDLDSDMITGVLTPHSSGVKALLAPSRPELADLVAPEHLKTIVQELLTLFDFVIVDTWASLHDLMLGILDISDRILLITTPDIPSIKNAKLFFEVTDALQYPEERAMLIINMADRRGAINVRDIEASIKHPVAAKIPLDERSAIQAANEGVPVVFGNRKSPLAQAITDLAQMLVAELTPKPAEQPETPEPAPVPKTRRGLFGRTI
- a CDS encoding CpaF family protein yields the protein MSLLKRIEGTQPEERASRLEELRTRQPAAMTQTEETYRDLKARIQERLVSEIDEKLDINKREDVRRAIEELYNSILAQENIILSRTERHRMFEQIVADIIGYGPIEPFLADPSINEIMVNGPNAVYIERRGRIEKTAVRFDDDEHLLRIIDRIVAPLGRRVDEASPYVDARLPDGSRVNAIIPPLALNGPVLTIRKFAKIPITAENLVEYGTLTQEALDFLKACVLGRLNILISGGTGSGKTTTLNVLSAYIPNDERIITIENAAELQLRQEHVVTLESRPPNIEGKGEVTIRDLVINSLRMRPDRIIVGEVRGAEALDMLQAMNTGHDGSMTTLHANSPRDALSRLETMVLMAGMELPHRAIREQIASAIDLIVHQERMRDGVRRVVSIAEVIGMEGDTIVMQDIFRFQQVGVEDGKVIGRLRPTGIRPKFMEKLEAANIRVPSDTFGIVKKIS
- a CDS encoding type II secretion system F family protein; amino-acid sequence: MPASLIASILLGLGVLLIFIGLAGALSGRDPRVSSRLDQYAAREDGLASPSGGQGVQVTSTLNQMIGRQKFAANLATQLARADLKLTVSEFVLLNLATTLLGFLFFLVLKRDLFLAVLGGVAGYFLPRIWMRRRQSKRIKDFNNQLGDTITLLANSLRSGYSLLQSMETVAKELSPPVSTEFERVVREIGLGLSYEQAMNNMLRRVPSPDLDLMITAINVQHEVGGNLAEILETIGFTIRERIRIQGEIRVLTAQQTGTGIIVGLLPFAVGLILYLINADYILSLFREPCGWAMVAMIFILIGSGFAIIRRIIQIEV
- a CDS encoding type II secretion system F family protein — protein: MLVPMFVSLLVGLSILLIFAALAGTKEPTPLEQRLAEYGARPLTLEELELSQPFSERVVKPLIHASARFVTRFLPKQYVESTRLKLEAAGNPNNWSATDFLGVRGLAGVMLGALAFLFLNALKAPVSQRFLLTIVFALLGFQLPVIWLGGKIRARKNEIIRALPDALDLLTISVEAGLGFDAAMAKVNEKWDNELSRAFGRAIAEMRMGQSRREALRNLAARMDVPEVTNFVAAVIQADQLGVSIAKVLRIQSEQMRIRRRQRAEEKAQQAPLKMTFPLVLLIFPSIYILLLGPAILILIHSNIFGTLF
- a CDS encoding DUF192 domain-containing protein — protein: MIVINRSKQTTLARQAKAARTFWQRLRGLMFAKALAEGEALVLVGDSSIHTFFMRFPIDVLYLDREGRVLRAQDSMRPWRVGPLVRGCRYIVELPPATIRRTQTEVGDLIALGDAEG
- a CDS encoding ComF family protein: MSRAMAWARTLDALLDWVFPPKCGGCGRAGQWLCDECMSRISYIRTGPRPLHARPAPQWGESALRGIYSVAWFEEPLRSAIHNFKYNGQRVLAKPLSGLLVREWEGLRLPVDAVVAVPLHPSRQRERGYNQSYLLAAEFSRAAGIPTIRNGLRRVRQTLPQVELDAAERWQNVHDAFRGDPAALSGKAILLVDDVCTTGATLEACGRAALEAGARAVWAMTVARPRLPHGDRE
- the xseA gene encoding exodeoxyribonuclease VII large subunit, which codes for MFQMSLFSQPTRPFTVSEITARIKMLVEDDPTLGDVWVEGEVSNLSRPSSGHVYFSLKDAGARIACVMWRTAATRVTYFPQDGDRVLAHGRIGVYEAQGVYQLYVEEIQPAGLGEYYVQLARLKERLRAEGLFAEERKRPLPQFPRHIGIATSPDGAALRDILHVLRRRFPCVAATLAPAQVQGAEAPDQIVAALEALNRHTDCDVLIVARGGGSLEELAAFNDERVARAIFRSRIPVVTGIGHETDFTIADLVADRRAPTPTAAAEIVTPDRTELTAALDNLRVRMGSIGARRIQALAERLAYVRKALVRASPQAQIMSRRQRTDEYAHRITLMARQSLARQRAALTALASRLETASPQATLARGYAIVSLVPSGSVVSSTQQVRPGDRIRVQVSDGRFHGRVTDGQDAKESETP